One genomic window of Desulfovibrio psychrotolerans includes the following:
- a CDS encoding DUF2589 domain-containing protein — protein sequence MAMGDEFRGLPMEELIGSPLSAACTANLKLAQATSDFIQAVGFQIGDDGKPNQEVRTADFRYSVPGPDNKPVEYQISTPLLAIVPIPSLKVSNVDITFDMEVRSSESSKESSDKQGAFEAPVRWDGVLLR from the coding sequence ATGGCAATGGGTGATGAATTCAGGGGCTTGCCCATGGAAGAGCTTATCGGCAGCCCGCTTTCCGCAGCATGCACCGCCAACCTCAAGCTGGCACAGGCAACCAGCGATTTCATTCAGGCGGTGGGATTTCAGATAGGTGACGACGGAAAGCCTAATCAGGAAGTGCGCACTGCGGATTTCCGCTACAGCGTGCCCGGACCGGACAACAAGCCGGTGGAGTATCAGATTTCCACGCCGCTGCTCGCCATTGTTCCCATTCCCAGCCTGAAGGTGAGCAATGTGGACATTACCTTTGATATGGAGGTGCGCAGTAGCGAATCGAGCAAGGAATCGTCCGACAAGCAGGGAGCGTTTGAAGCTCCGGTTCGGTGGGATGGGGTCCTTTTAAGGTGA
- a CDS encoding cyclic nucleotide-binding domain-containing protein, which yields MHGTDNALANAAGNTLPKSGSTAEQAEGEAFLASLHIQDAARAPSDPSRTARDNNAKPAAPAPSVDFGLRQTHSRLPLLHGGITRNVLSGLESGLLLIFFCLSFAMLIHEAAPGLCSADLVFGMALTSSTVFCIVMSVRGRLPVLAAGPETVTCSLLFLFALFLHGQTGSLSPEQASATLIAGMIITALLTGIAAQLAARMDAGRVLRFIPQPVIGGLLAAVGLVLLQGAYRITAADPFCLAGIAPAISAGQCMKWLPALGLGIILLLFVYRSKSALRKILLLALVIGAAHGLYIFSGTGISSAQDAGTLLAPVFPAMPWHILHASILADIQWPVLLEGLPYLAAAMVLVILSLADKVYTLELLLEDDVDLNDLLRSLAMSNTISAMLGGLPGSISVNRSMGAGSARRHGPLAGVVAGVLCGSALFWAGPLAGYLPRFVPAGLLVFFGLALLRKWLVDTKRQFTRMDDYVLLVIIFVTAAVFGILAGMAAAFLLSILVLAHRYSKSTVIKHLLPGSTHRSRVDRSANHLAMLKTRGNEILMMRLQGFIFLGSTTPVIAAIRNRLRDDALPSLRYLILDFSLVNGLAAQVAISFTQLKQLASKNGFLLIFTNVPFEVEQQLESAGYALNEADGSSISFVDMDYALEWCEDRILSEEGLDDEEDKSLTDMLAPLFPEPDKLSRLMPFLERMEFRNKEVVFRQGDTADAMYFIESGMVNIQLELGARKTTRLKKMGPGTVFGEMGIYTQAPRSASAVAAGKCVLYRLSQTTLDHMQHSDPQLLSAIHRFIVHLLSQRVNDANFRVMDLLR from the coding sequence ATGCACGGCACGGACAATGCGCTCGCCAATGCTGCCGGAAACACCCTCCCCAAATCCGGCAGTACGGCAGAGCAGGCAGAAGGCGAGGCTTTTCTTGCCTCCCTGCATATTCAAGATGCCGCGCGCGCACCATCCGACCCTTCCCGCACAGCCAGGGATAATAACGCAAAACCTGCGGCACCAGCCCCCTCTGTCGATTTTGGCCTGCGTCAGACGCACAGTCGCCTCCCCCTTTTGCACGGAGGAATAACCAGAAACGTGCTGAGCGGTCTGGAGAGCGGCCTGCTGCTCATCTTCTTCTGCCTCTCCTTTGCCATGCTCATCCATGAAGCCGCCCCCGGCCTATGCTCGGCTGATCTGGTGTTCGGCATGGCGCTCACTTCCTCCACGGTCTTCTGCATCGTCATGTCGGTGCGGGGCCGCCTGCCCGTTCTCGCGGCAGGACCGGAAACCGTAACATGCAGCCTGCTGTTCCTGTTTGCCCTCTTCCTGCACGGGCAAACAGGCTCCCTGTCACCGGAGCAGGCCAGTGCCACACTCATTGCAGGCATGATCATCACCGCCCTGCTCACGGGCATAGCGGCACAACTGGCCGCGCGCATGGATGCAGGCCGTGTCCTCAGGTTCATTCCCCAGCCGGTCATAGGTGGCCTTCTCGCTGCCGTGGGGCTGGTCCTCCTTCAGGGGGCATACAGGATAACGGCGGCAGACCCGTTCTGCCTGGCCGGAATAGCTCCGGCCATAAGCGCGGGCCAGTGCATGAAGTGGCTTCCTGCCCTCGGACTGGGCATAATACTCCTGCTCTTTGTCTACCGCTCCAAGAGCGCCCTGCGTAAGATTCTGCTGCTCGCACTGGTCATCGGCGCGGCTCACGGCCTATACATTTTCTCAGGCACGGGCATCTCCTCTGCGCAGGATGCAGGCACGCTGCTGGCTCCCGTCTTTCCGGCCATGCCTTGGCACATACTGCACGCCAGCATACTCGCAGACATCCAGTGGCCGGTTCTTCTGGAAGGACTACCCTATCTTGCAGCCGCCATGGTGCTGGTCATCCTCTCCCTTGCTGACAAGGTTTATACGCTGGAACTGCTTCTGGAAGACGACGTGGACCTCAACGACCTGCTGCGCAGCCTTGCCATGTCCAACACAATAAGCGCCATGCTGGGCGGGCTTCCGGGTTCCATATCCGTAAACCGCAGCATGGGTGCCGGTTCCGCCCGCAGGCACGGACCGCTGGCCGGTGTGGTGGCGGGCGTGCTCTGCGGCTCGGCCCTCTTCTGGGCGGGACCGCTGGCGGGCTACCTTCCGCGCTTCGTTCCCGCCGGTCTGCTTGTCTTTTTCGGTCTCGCCCTGCTGCGCAAATGGCTTGTAGACACTAAACGCCAGTTCACCCGGATGGACGATTACGTCCTTCTGGTCATCATATTTGTTACCGCCGCCGTATTCGGAATACTGGCCGGCATGGCAGCCGCCTTTCTGCTTTCCATCCTCGTTCTGGCGCACCGCTACAGCAAAAGCACCGTCATCAAACATCTTCTGCCCGGCAGCACCCACCGCAGCCGGGTGGACAGAAGTGCCAATCATCTGGCCATGCTCAAAACGCGGGGCAATGAAATACTGATGATGCGCCTGCAGGGTTTCATATTCCTCGGTTCCACCACTCCCGTCATCGCCGCCATCCGCAACCGCCTGCGCGACGATGCCCTGCCTTCCCTGCGCTACCTCATTCTGGACTTTTCGCTGGTAAACGGGCTGGCAGCGCAGGTCGCCATCAGCTTCACCCAGCTCAAACAACTCGCCTCCAAAAACGGTTTCCTACTCATCTTCACCAACGTCCCCTTCGAGGTTGAGCAGCAACTGGAATCCGCCGGTTATGCCCTGAACGAGGCAGACGGCAGTTCCATCTCCTTCGTGGACATGGATTACGCGCTGGAATGGTGCGAAGACCGCATCCTCTCCGAGGAAGGACTGGACGACGAAGAGGATAAATCCCTCACAGACATGCTGGCTCCGCTTTTCCCGGAACCGGACAAGCTCTCCCGTCTCATGCCTTTTCTGGAACGCATGGAGTTCCGCAACAAAGAGGTCGTCTTCCGGCAGGGCGATACGGCAGACGCCATGTATTTCATCGAATCCGGCATGGTAAACATCCAGCTGGAACTGGGTGCCAGAAAGACCACCCGCCTCAAAAAGATGGGCCCGGGAACCGTCTTTGGCGAAATGGGCATCTACACCCAAGCCCCCCGCTCCGCCTCTGCCGTTGCCGCCGGAAAGTGCGTTCTCTACCGGCTTTCGCAAACCACGCTGGACCACATGCAACACTCAGATCCACAGTTACTTTCGGCCATCCACAGGTTCATCGTCCACCTGCTTTCGCAGCGCGTGAACGATGCCAACTTCCGGGTCATGGACCTGCTGCGCTGA
- a CDS encoding DUF2589 domain-containing protein — MSVKVSGSVSTHQENTRSTDKSAKYHVQVTAVDNGTSEGLARVLDIMNKSVVPVPLASAEPKQ; from the coding sequence GTGAGCGTCAAGGTTTCCGGCTCTGTTTCCACGCATCAGGAAAACACGCGGTCCACGGACAAGTCCGCAAAATACCACGTGCAGGTGACAGCCGTGGATAACGGCACTTCCGAAGGGCTTGCCCGTGTGCTCGATATCATGAACAAGAGCGTGGTTCCCGTGCCGCTGGCTTCTGCCGAACCCAAGCAGTAG
- a CDS encoding SIMPL domain-containing protein, which produces MNEQKCQSSALVLSALALAVAIVAASVILGKAVGEFKAYDRYVSVKGLAEQEFPADSVIWPISFTVTANELPVLQQKIEESELRIQAFLAQHQLEAADKTRSTPRITDHYAYGANPDQRPPHRYSAEAVLTVRSDRIQAVKAAMAASGGLLAQGVMLVYSYDFQPRFDFTRLNEVKPEMIAAATRNAREAANQFAADSGSTVGSIRTARQGVFTIDQRDPYSPEIKVVRVVTSVDFFLEK; this is translated from the coding sequence ATGAACGAGCAAAAATGCCAGTCCTCGGCCCTCGTGCTTTCTGCCCTTGCCCTCGCCGTGGCCATTGTTGCGGCAAGCGTCATTCTGGGAAAAGCCGTCGGAGAGTTCAAAGCCTACGACCGCTACGTCTCGGTCAAAGGCCTTGCGGAACAGGAATTCCCCGCAGACAGCGTGATCTGGCCTATCAGCTTCACCGTTACCGCCAACGAACTGCCGGTCCTGCAACAGAAGATTGAAGAATCGGAGCTGCGCATTCAGGCATTTCTGGCGCAGCACCAATTGGAGGCAGCCGACAAGACCCGCTCCACGCCCCGCATAACAGACCATTATGCCTACGGGGCCAACCCGGACCAGCGCCCGCCCCACCGGTATTCCGCAGAGGCGGTGCTCACCGTCCGCTCCGACCGCATACAGGCTGTTAAGGCCGCCATGGCAGCCTCCGGCGGCCTTCTCGCGCAGGGCGTCATGCTGGTCTATTCCTATGACTTTCAGCCCCGGTTCGACTTCACCAGACTGAACGAGGTAAAACCGGAGATGATAGCCGCCGCCACGCGCAATGCGCGCGAAGCCGCCAACCAGTTTGCCGCCGATTCAGGCAGCACGGTGGGCAGCATCCGCACGGCACGGCAGGGAGTGTTCACCATAGACCAGCGCGACCCTTACTCGCCCGAGATAAAGGTTGTCCGCGTGGTGACAAGCGTGGATTTCTTTCTGGAAAAATAA
- a CDS encoding molybdopterin-dependent oxidoreductase, which translates to MAAEESVYSVCGMCSVRCPILVEKRNGEASWIMGNPHSPLKGGLCARGAAGIALERDTERPATPLIRVGERGEGKWREASWEEALDYVADRLKEITAMHGARSVLWSDRGGPFVDLHQAFMRGLGSPNYCNHDASCARNVQHAALSVLGMGRKLVAYDFRNAKHIILQTRNILEAINVAECNAVMDALDKGCKLSVIDIRSSVSASKASNFFMVRPGTDYAFNLAIIHELITKKLYQADYVAKYVDGFDALSAFVQPCTPEWAEKETGIPAERITAFAQELAESAPNVIWHPGWMVARYNDSFNVCRTAYIINALLGSVGVKGGLPLVNTPKDVGRKGLKKLVDLFPKPEEKRADGVGWKHPQFDAGPGLVNLAYDAIATGDPYPVKAYLCFRHDPLMAMPDPEALKRKWEALDLLVSVTFSWSDTAWHSDVVLPLSTYLSRESIIASKAGLKPQFFVRKRAMQPLLNTRADWEILCGLAARLSDVNPEMKKLAFTSIEDIWNYQLQDTGVSVADFAAKGFVELADAPLYREVEAYPTPSGKLEMISGKWSKANIDTLKPYTSPARPAPGEFRIAFGRVGVHTQGHTVNNPLLHEQMPENVAWMHTSRAEELGIADGDMVEVASAGKSAGRMKAFVTECIHPEALFMVHGFGHRLPVESRAIGRGVADHELMPGGLEVWDRSGGGLSLQEHFVTVRKA; encoded by the coding sequence ATGGCAGCAGAAGAATCCGTATACAGCGTCTGTGGAATGTGCAGCGTGCGTTGCCCCATTCTGGTGGAAAAACGCAACGGCGAAGCCTCATGGATCATGGGCAACCCTCATTCTCCCCTCAAAGGCGGACTTTGCGCCCGCGGCGCGGCAGGCATTGCCCTTGAGCGCGATACGGAACGCCCCGCCACACCGCTTATCCGCGTGGGCGAACGGGGCGAAGGCAAATGGCGCGAGGCAAGCTGGGAAGAGGCGCTGGACTATGTTGCCGACCGCCTGAAGGAAATTACCGCCATGCACGGAGCGCGCAGCGTCCTGTGGTCAGACCGCGGCGGCCCCTTCGTGGACCTGCATCAGGCGTTCATGCGCGGTCTCGGCTCCCCCAACTATTGCAATCACGATGCCTCATGCGCCCGCAACGTGCAGCATGCCGCCCTTTCCGTGCTCGGCATGGGCCGCAAACTCGTGGCATACGATTTCCGCAACGCCAAGCACATCATCCTGCAAACCCGCAATATTCTGGAAGCCATTAACGTGGCGGAATGTAATGCGGTCATGGACGCACTGGACAAGGGCTGCAAGCTCTCGGTCATAGACATCCGCTCCTCCGTCAGCGCGAGCAAGGCAAGCAACTTCTTCATGGTACGCCCCGGCACGGACTATGCGTTCAACCTTGCCATCATCCATGAACTCATCACAAAGAAGCTCTACCAGGCCGACTACGTGGCAAAATACGTAGACGGCTTCGATGCCCTGTCCGCCTTCGTCCAGCCCTGCACTCCCGAATGGGCGGAAAAAGAAACAGGCATTCCCGCAGAACGCATCACCGCCTTTGCGCAGGAACTGGCGGAATCCGCCCCCAACGTCATCTGGCATCCCGGCTGGATGGTGGCCCGCTACAACGATTCCTTCAACGTTTGCCGCACCGCTTACATCATCAACGCCCTGCTCGGTTCCGTGGGCGTAAAGGGCGGCCTGCCTCTGGTAAACACCCCCAAGGATGTGGGCCGCAAGGGACTCAAAAAACTGGTGGACCTCTTCCCCAAGCCGGAAGAAAAACGTGCAGACGGCGTAGGCTGGAAGCATCCCCAGTTTGATGCCGGTCCCGGCCTTGTAAACCTCGCCTATGACGCCATTGCCACCGGCGATCCCTATCCCGTCAAGGCATACCTATGTTTCCGGCACGACCCGCTTATGGCCATGCCCGACCCGGAAGCCCTGAAGCGCAAATGGGAAGCACTGGACCTGTTGGTAAGCGTTACCTTCAGCTGGTCCGATACGGCATGGCATTCCGATGTGGTGCTCCCCCTTTCCACCTACCTTTCCCGCGAGAGCATCATCGCCTCCAAGGCCGGTCTCAAGCCTCAGTTCTTCGTGCGCAAGCGCGCCATGCAGCCACTGCTGAACACCCGTGCAGACTGGGAAATCCTGTGCGGGCTGGCCGCACGCCTCAGCGATGTGAATCCGGAAATGAAAAAACTGGCCTTCACGTCCATCGAGGATATCTGGAACTACCAGTTGCAGGATACGGGCGTAAGCGTGGCAGACTTCGCCGCCAAGGGCTTTGTGGAACTGGCGGACGCCCCGCTCTACCGCGAGGTGGAAGCCTACCCCACCCCCTCCGGCAAGCTGGAAATGATAAGCGGCAAATGGTCCAAGGCCAATATAGACACCCTCAAGCCCTACACGTCTCCTGCCCGGCCCGCCCCCGGCGAGTTCCGCATAGCCTTCGGGCGCGTGGGCGTGCACACGCAGGGGCACACCGTAAACAACCCCCTGCTGCATGAGCAGATGCCTGAAAACGTAGCCTGGATGCACACATCCCGTGCCGAAGAACTGGGCATAGCAGACGGCGACATGGTCGAGGTGGCCTCCGCAGGCAAATCCGCCGGACGCATGAAGGCCTTTGTGACCGAATGTATCCACCCGGAAGCCCTGTTTATGGTACACGGATTCGGGCACAGGCTGCCCGTGGAATCCCGCGCCATCGGCAGGGGCGTAGCCGATCATGAACTCATGCCCGGCGGCCTTGAAGTATGGGACCGTTCAGGCGGAGGCCTTTCGCTTCAGGAACATTTCGTCACCGTCCGCAAGGCATAG
- a CDS encoding peptidylprolyl isomerase: MIQLETTMGTMVLELDAEKAPKTVANFVQYVREGHYDNTIFHRVIDGFMIQGGGFDAQMVQKPTREEIENEADNGLKNDRYTIAMARTAAPHSASSQFFINVNDNHFLNHTGKTMQGWGYAVFGKVVQGTEVVDKIKAVATGSYGFHENVPAEPVAILKASVVE; this comes from the coding sequence ATGATACAACTGGAAACCACCATGGGAACCATGGTACTTGAACTGGATGCCGAAAAAGCCCCCAAGACCGTTGCCAACTTTGTGCAGTACGTGCGGGAAGGGCATTACGACAATACCATTTTTCACCGTGTCATTGACGGATTTATGATTCAGGGCGGCGGGTTTGATGCCCAGATGGTGCAGAAGCCCACCCGTGAGGAGATTGAGAACGAAGCGGACAACGGACTGAAGAACGACCGCTACACCATTGCCATGGCCCGTACGGCAGCCCCGCATTCCGCCAGTTCCCAGTTTTTCATCAATGTGAATGACAACCATTTCCTTAACCACACCGGTAAGACCATGCAGGGCTGGGGATATGCCGTGTTCGGCAAGGTGGTGCAGGGAACCGAGGTGGTGGACAAGATTAAGGCCGTGGCTACAGGTTCCTATGGTTTTCATGAGAACGTGCCTGCGGAGCCTGTGGCCATTCTTAAGGCCAGCGTGGTGGAATAA
- a CDS encoding polyribonucleotide nucleotidyltransferase — MRIWQRLVSLAVCSVLLVQLAGCGIILYPERKGQKPGRIDPGVAILDAVGLFFFIIPGVIAFAVDFGTGAIYLPGTADSGTGSQVASDEAGAGGMRVVQVDPALLQEEYIEAVVANHTGKDVDLSAPGVILREARSGEAADLSGERVRM, encoded by the coding sequence GTGCGCATTTGGCAACGACTTGTTTCTCTGGCAGTCTGTTCCGTTCTGCTGGTTCAGTTGGCGGGCTGCGGCATTATTCTGTACCCGGAACGCAAGGGGCAGAAACCCGGAAGGATAGACCCCGGCGTGGCCATTCTGGACGCTGTGGGGCTGTTTTTCTTCATCATCCCCGGTGTGATAGCCTTTGCCGTGGACTTTGGCACCGGCGCTATTTATCTGCCCGGAACAGCGGATTCCGGGACCGGAAGCCAAGTCGCCTCAGATGAGGCGGGAGCGGGCGGCATGCGTGTGGTGCAGGTTGATCCCGCCCTGCTGCAGGAAGAGTATATTGAGGCCGTTGTCGCGAACCACACCGGAAAGGATGTGGACCTGAGCGCCCCCGGTGTTATTCTGCGGGAGGCCCGTTCAGGCGAAGCCGCGGACCTTTCCGGAGAGCGGGTGCGGATGTAG
- a CDS encoding 4Fe-4S dicluster domain-containing protein — MSKYRLKLDKNRCIHCKACEVHCKSKNNTPLGIKLGVHTSSLPVMKDGVPFIKASYQCCYHCEEPACVDVCPTEAMKRRESDGIVYVVQEECIGCEACIEACPWHIPVFNAATNTVLKCDFCMDRVDKGLKPACVTACTTHALSFGEKQK; from the coding sequence ATGAGCAAGTACAGACTGAAATTGGACAAGAACCGCTGCATCCACTGCAAGGCATGCGAAGTACACTGCAAATCCAAGAACAACACCCCGCTCGGTATCAAGCTGGGGGTGCACACCTCTTCCCTACCGGTCATGAAAGACGGCGTGCCGTTCATAAAAGCGTCCTACCAGTGCTGCTATCACTGTGAGGAACCCGCCTGCGTGGACGTATGCCCCACCGAAGCCATGAAGCGGCGTGAATCAGACGGCATTGTCTACGTGGTTCAGGAAGAATGCATTGGCTGCGAGGCCTGCATAGAAGCCTGCCCGTGGCATATCCCCGTGTTCAACGCGGCAACCAACACCGTCCTCAAGTGCGACTTCTGCATGGACCGCGTGGATAAGGGGCTCAAGCCCGCCTGTGTCACAGCGTGCACCACGCACGCCCTGTCCTTCGGAGAAAAGCAGAAATAG
- a CDS encoding DUF2589 domain-containing protein, translating into MAIKLDDMLRAMHNSVVRAQQISEQQHMRVLLRYFNFDDENATYDDLEKGRPKVTVVQLPFVESGEVRYRAVELPLIALTPPSSLVIDTVRINFKASLTGFEEAKETKKGFDFKTMVRAITGLGRDAVPVIQMPVAESEDRHRGAPVMDMQGKNPAAMADIEITFKNGDPPETVARIGDHIIRMLPL; encoded by the coding sequence GTGGCTATCAAACTGGACGACATGTTGCGTGCCATGCACAATTCTGTGGTCAGGGCGCAGCAGATATCGGAGCAGCAGCACATGCGCGTGCTGCTGCGTTATTTCAATTTTGATGACGAAAACGCAACGTATGATGACCTGGAAAAGGGCAGGCCCAAGGTTACTGTGGTGCAGCTACCCTTTGTGGAGAGCGGGGAGGTGCGGTACAGGGCCGTTGAATTGCCGCTGATAGCCCTTACCCCGCCTTCATCGCTGGTTATTGATACGGTGCGTATCAACTTTAAGGCATCGCTGACTGGTTTTGAGGAAGCTAAGGAGACCAAGAAGGGGTTTGATTTTAAAACCATGGTCCGGGCCATTACTGGGCTGGGGCGTGATGCGGTCCCTGTTATCCAGATGCCTGTGGCGGAGAGTGAAGACAGGCACCGGGGTGCCCCGGTCATGGATATGCAGGGCAAGAACCCTGCCGCCATGGCTGATATTGAGATTACCTTCAAGAACGGAGACCCGCCGGAAACCGTTGCCCGCATAGGCGACCATATTATCAGGATGCTGCCTCTGTAG
- a CDS encoding cyclase family protein codes for MKHCITYSRIVDCSHPVYEGMPLWPGDPATRFMPCADIAEHGFALRAFSMSEHGGTHCNAPNTFFPTGPDIAQVLHEPPVLPIAVADFSEHAARDARALFLPEHLAGWEGRNGLVQPGTLFCVHTGWDVLWAQPRQFLGLCREQEGKGVMCFPAFAQETAELLMHGRGAAGVGIDTHGVDSPADDGYAVNRTVLAAGGLVLECLAGLNVLPATGATAVIGGLRLEGGTGCPVSVTVFVP; via the coding sequence ATGAAGCACTGCATAACCTATAGTCGCATTGTGGATTGTTCCCACCCTGTTTATGAGGGAATGCCTCTGTGGCCGGGGGATCCGGCTACGCGGTTTATGCCCTGCGCTGATATTGCAGAGCACGGGTTTGCCCTGCGTGCTTTTTCCATGAGCGAGCATGGGGGCACGCATTGCAATGCGCCGAATACCTTTTTCCCCACCGGACCCGATATAGCGCAGGTGCTGCACGAGCCGCCCGTGCTGCCCATTGCCGTGGCTGACTTTTCGGAACATGCGGCACGGGATGCCCGTGCCCTGTTTTTGCCGGAACATCTGGCGGGCTGGGAAGGGCGTAACGGGCTCGTACAGCCGGGAACGCTGTTCTGTGTGCATACAGGATGGGATGTGTTGTGGGCGCAGCCCCGGCAGTTCCTCGGACTGTGCCGGGAACAGGAGGGGAAGGGTGTGATGTGCTTTCCCGCCTTTGCGCAGGAGACGGCAGAGCTGCTCATGCATGGGCGGGGCGCTGCCGGGGTGGGCATAGACACGCACGGCGTGGATAGTCCGGCGGATGATGGCTATGCCGTGAACCGCACCGTGCTGGCGGCGGGCGGATTGGTGCTGGAATGTCTTGCCGGTCTGAACGTGCTTCCCGCCACAGGAGCCACGGCTGTTATCGGCGGGCTGCGTCTGGAAGGCGGGACGGGGTGTCCTGTCAGCGTGACTGTTTTTGTTCCGTAA